From Nicotiana tabacum cultivar K326 chromosome 20, ASM71507v2, whole genome shotgun sequence, one genomic window encodes:
- the LOC142174497 gene encoding uncharacterized protein LOC142174497, which produces MRSMEQSLKNIQGLSVQKSVSYADLCMSPHVHLPIGYKTPKFEKYDGHGDPIAHLKRYYNQLREAGRREELLMAYFRKSLVRIASEWYMDQDISRWDIWDDLARYFVRQFQYNIDIAPDRNSLSNLKKKSSESFREYAVKWREQAARMKPPMDETEMVSVFLQAQEVDYFQNMMSTKGKSFAKAIKIGEMVENDLKMGRILSQSAIRATSQAIQSGSRGATNRKKKEEVAMAASSLRNPISPEVTSLQTPLNIIILTRMRLML; this is translated from the coding sequence ATGAGAAGCATGGAACAAAGCCTCAAGAATATACAAGGTTTAAGTGTCCAGAAGAGCGTATCCTACGCTGATTTATGTATGTCCCCACATGTTCATTTGCCCATTGGTTATAAGACTCCCAAGTTCGAAAAGTATGACGGACACggggatcccatagcccacctcaagAGGTATTACAATCAATTAAGAGAGGCAGGCAGAAGAGAAGAACTCCTAATGGCTTATTTCAGAAAGAGTCTAGTCCGCATTGCATCCGAGTGGTATATGGATCAAGACATATCTCGCTGGGACATATGGGATGATTTGGCTCGATATTTTGTCAGGCAATTCCAGTACAACATAGACATAGCTCCAGATAGAAATTCTCTATCTAATCTAAAAAAGAAGTCTTCAGAGAGCTTTAGAGAGTACGCCGTCAAGTGGCGTGAACAAGCTGCCAGGATGAAACCCCCGATGGATGAGACCGAGATGGTCAGTGTCTTCCTGCAAGCCCAAGAGGTTgattacttccaaaacatgatgtccacTAAGGGCAAGTCATTTGCGAAAGCCATAAAGATTggggaaatggtagagaatgatTTGAAAATGGGTCGCATCCTAAGCCAGTCGGCTATAAGAGCTACTTCTCAAGCTATCCAGAGTGGGTCAAGGGGTGCGACAAAccggaaaaagaaagaagaagtggcAATGGCGGCTTCAAGTTTGAGAAACCCCATCAGCCCCGAGGTTACTTCCCTCCAAACACccctcaacattattatcctAACCAGGATGAGGCTTATGCTATGA